The nucleotide window CCAGCGACGAGTCCTGTCCGCCGCTGATCCCCAGGATCAGGCCCTTGGCGCCGCTGGCGAGCAGGTAGTCCTTGAGGAAGTCGACGCGGCGGCGGATCTCAGCGGCCGGGTCGATGGACGGTGTGACGTGCAGTTCCGCGATGATTCGCGCCTGGAGTTCTCGCATGGGAAGAATCTACCAAGTCATCGCCGTGCGGGCGCTGCACATCCGCCCGGTCACACGGCGACGCATTGGCGCGGGCACCGGCGGCCCAGTCGTAGCGTCGAGAGTGCCTCCCGCACGACGCGGGGCGCAGGACGAATGGGGATTCGGCATGCTCGTCACAGGACTGCTCATAGGGATAGCCCTCGGTTTTGTCATGCAGCGGGGCCGTTTCTGTGTCACCGGCGCCTTCAGAGACGTCTGGGTCACCGGGAGCACGAGGTGGCTCACGGCTTTCCTCATCGTCATCGCGGTGCAGAGCGTCGGCGTGTTCACCCTCGACGAGCTCGGCGTCATCTCCCTCTCGACGAGCCCGTTCCCGTGGCTGGCTACGATCGGCGGCGCGTTCATCTTCGGCTTCGCCATCGTGCTGGCCGGCGGATGCGCCACCGGCACGTATTACCGGGCCGGCGAGGGCCTCGTCGGCAGCTGGCTCGCCCTGATCTTCTACGCCTTGTTCTCGGCGGTCTCCAAGACCGGCGCCCTGGCCCCCGCCGTCACAGCTCTTCGCTCGGTCACCGTCGAGGCGTCCACCGTGCACGGTGTCCTGGGCGTGTCGCCGTGGCTGCTCGTGGTGGTGCTCGGTGTCGGCGTCGCCGCGCTCGTGCGGCACCACCTGCGCCGCCGTCCCGCAACACCGGTCGCGACCCTGCCCGCCCGCAAGCACGGCATCACGCACCTGCTGTTCGAGAAGCAGTGGGGCGCCTTCAGCACGGCGCTGGTCATCGGGGTGCTGGCCATCCTGGCCTGGCCGCTCAGCTGGGCGACCGGCCGCGAGGCCGGGCTGGGCATCACCGGCCCTTCCTCGAACATCGTCAACTACCTCGTCGCCGGCGACGCCGAAGTGATCGACTGGGGCGTGTACCTCGTCATCGGCATACTGCTCGGCGCCTTCATCGCCGCGAAGTGCAGCGGCGAGTTCCGCATCCGCATCCCCGATGCCGTCACCACCGTGCGCAGCATCGGCGGCGGCGCGCTGATGGGCATCGGTGCCAGCCTCGCCGGCGGTTGCACCATCGGCAACGCCATGGTCAACACCGCCACCTTCCAGCTGCAGGGCTGGGTGGCCTTCGGTTTCATGATCGTGGGCGTCGGCGCCGCGACCCGACTGTTGATCACCGGGCCGTCCAAGGCCAGGAGCCGGCTGGCGGCCACAGCAGCATCCGCTGGCCCGACACCCGAACGCACCACGGTGCGCTCGTAAACGTCCCACCGCCGCCGCATAACGCAACTCTCGCCATCGCAGCACCCATCAGCAAGGAGACCCCACCATGGCCCAGCACATCCTCGAAACCGACGGCCAGGTCTGCCCGTTCCCCCTCGTCGAGGCCAAGGAGGCCATCGCCCAGCTGGCGATCGGCGACGAGCTGGTGATCAACTTCGACTGCACGCAGGCAACGGATGCGCTGCCCAGGTGGGCGGCAGAAGCGGGCTACCCCGTGACCAACTTCGACAGAGTGGGTAGCGCGGCCTGGACCATCACGCT belongs to Cryobacterium sp. SO2 and includes:
- a CDS encoding sulfurtransferase TusA family protein, which gives rise to MAQHILETDGQVCPFPLVEAKEAIAQLAIGDELVINFDCTQATDALPRWAAEAGYPVTNFDRVGSAAWTITLQKA
- a CDS encoding YeeE/YedE family protein, with the translated sequence MLVTGLLIGIALGFVMQRGRFCVTGAFRDVWVTGSTRWLTAFLIVIAVQSVGVFTLDELGVISLSTSPFPWLATIGGAFIFGFAIVLAGGCATGTYYRAGEGLVGSWLALIFYALFSAVSKTGALAPAVTALRSVTVEASTVHGVLGVSPWLLVVVLGVGVAALVRHHLRRRPATPVATLPARKHGITHLLFEKQWGAFSTALVIGVLAILAWPLSWATGREAGLGITGPSSNIVNYLVAGDAEVIDWGVYLVIGILLGAFIAAKCSGEFRIRIPDAVTTVRSIGGGALMGIGASLAGGCTIGNAMVNTATFQLQGWVAFGFMIVGVGAATRLLITGPSKARSRLAATAASAGPTPERTTVRS